One genomic segment of Mycolicibacterium neworleansense includes these proteins:
- a CDS encoding class I SAM-dependent methyltransferase produces the protein MAYMAADPTDIDRMPRGGFRASCLDRLLQTDRLEYLDRDDVDESTKRQVIGALDWTGRFFKNHERFAAIALDLVADVPDPRILELGAGHGGVSRQLLADHPSARVTVTDVDAESVARIAASDLGSHPRAEVRQMDATAIDGADGSYDLALFALSFHHLRPAQAARVFAEGTRVADTLLIIDLPRPPAPLHLLRLATMLPAAVLLPFVHDGVISSLRSYSPSALRSLARHADPSIELTLRSGLNLPQIVIARRAR, from the coding sequence ATGGCTTACATGGCTGCCGACCCCACAGATATCGACCGGATGCCACGGGGCGGGTTCCGGGCCTCGTGCCTGGACCGGCTGCTGCAGACGGACCGGCTGGAGTACCTGGACCGCGACGACGTCGACGAATCGACCAAGCGGCAGGTGATCGGGGCGCTGGACTGGACCGGCCGGTTCTTCAAGAACCACGAGCGGTTCGCCGCGATCGCCCTCGATCTGGTCGCCGATGTGCCCGATCCGCGGATCCTGGAGTTGGGCGCGGGGCACGGCGGGGTGTCACGCCAGCTGCTGGCCGATCATCCGTCGGCCCGCGTCACGGTCACCGACGTCGACGCGGAGTCGGTGGCCCGCATCGCCGCGAGCGACCTGGGCAGCCACCCTCGCGCCGAGGTCCGCCAGATGGACGCCACCGCCATCGACGGCGCCGACGGCAGTTACGACCTGGCGCTGTTCGCCTTGTCGTTCCATCACCTGCGCCCGGCACAGGCCGCACGGGTGTTCGCCGAAGGTACCCGGGTTGCCGACACGCTGCTGATCATCGACCTGCCGCGCCCGCCCGCCCCGCTGCACCTGCTGCGGCTGGCGACAATGCTCCCGGCGGCCGTGCTGCTCCCGTTCGTGCACGACGGTGTCATCAGCTCACTGCGCAGCTACAGCCCTTCGGCGTTGCGCAGCCTGGCCCGCCACGCGGACCCGTCGATCGAGCTCACGCTGCGCAGCGGGCTGAACCTGCCGCAGATCGTGATCGCGAGGCGCGCAAGGTGA